The segment AATCACTGTTTGGTcttgtttatcaaatgaaactattttcaaaatcgtGGCGTAATTTTCTTGTCCATTTTCGGACCAATCTATTGTCCAAATAATGAAACCAGCCACTTTTCCCCCCAGTTTAATCTTTAAACCAAATATCTTTGGCTCTTGAGTAAAACTGTTCTTTATAGTTTCGTACTCCTTATGGAAATCAATTATGTGCCCCCTTGGTTCATGAAACAATTTATATGTGATAAATTTCGCTCTCAAATGAAACCAATCAATTAAATCCGATGTAGGTTTAATAGATACTCGAGTTTTATGATCTTGCTTCACTTGGTTAATCATATCCTGCTCAAAGTGGGCTCTATACACATCCATCAACTCATGAAACTGATGGTATTCAATCAACTCATAATCCACTTGTGGTGGCTCAACCTCTGTAACTTTTCCTTTGAGCAGgatattgatcaaatcaatggGGAAAGACTTGAATCCATTCTTAGCATAATACTCACCTACTTCAGAatacaagaaaataaaCCCTTCGAGACCAACAATCTCCCTTTTAGccaattcaaccaatttatcaaccaTGATTCTAGCATATCCTTTCCCACGTTGTTGAGGATAAGTGAAAACACCACCGACACAACCACTAAGAATATTTGACTCTTTAACTTCGCCTTCattgtattcaaatttcaaactatCACGCACAAgtaattcaattgaacaaagtgGTTCATCgtcaaaagttgatttcaacaTAAATACATATATCTTGTTATTACCCGAAGATGCAATTTTCGATTTACTCAAAACATATTCTCTCAATACGTAATCTTTTTCTGATAATGCACCTTTCCAGGCAAGACTGTTTTGATATCTGGTAAAATCTATAATTTCCTGGTCAGTCAAATGgaccaatttgaattggtcAGGGGTAGTAGTAATCAGTGTAGGTGACATATCGTGTACCCGTATTGTTTGCGATGATTGTTTATATGAAACCTGTGATTGATGGTTCAGTCTGTTTCCTTTATGTATCTACTTCACGACAACACGGTGTGAGGGGGGAGGTTGTTCTTTCTCAATGCCgttcatttttttttgtgcTGACACAGTATCACACTCTCcctttttttgttggttgaaTCCACTAACGTCAATTCATCGCGAGGTTTTTGTGAATCTGGtgtgttgatgtttttccGGTAATTCCTCTAACGTTAAGTACTCGCGGTCGTTACATTAAATATCTTCGCGGCTTATTTCCCAATATGGAAATGATGCGCCAAGTAAATGCGTCTATAACCGAAGATTGAGAGATAACGGAGATTGGTGTATATTTGCGAGAGATAAAGCGCGTATCCGCTAATTTATAATGAATAGAGCTTGAATGATGTGAAAATCACATACCTTTAGActaaaaaaagaaaccagTATAGGATCTC is part of the Candida orthopsilosis Co 90-125, chromosome 2 draft sequence genome and harbors:
- a CDS encoding Ygr111w protein (S. cerevisiae homolog YGR111W has role in regulating cell size and localizes to cytoplasm), whose amino-acid sequence is MSPTSITTTPDQFKLVHLTDQEIIDFTRYQNSLAWKGALSEKDYVLREYVLSKSKIASSGNNKIYVFMLKSTFDDEPLCSIELLVRDSLKFEYNEGEVKESNILSGCVGGVFTYPQQRGKGYARIMVDKLVELAKREIVGLEGFIFLYSEVGEYYAKNGFKSFPIDLINISLKGKVTEVEPPQVDYELIEYHQFHELMDVYRAHFEQDMINQVKQDHKTRVSIKPTSDLIDWFHLRAKFITYKLFHEPRGHIIDFHKEYETIKNSFTQEPKIFGLKIKSGGKVAGFIIWTIDWSENGQENYATILKIVSFDKQDQTVIDLINLAIFQFIHSPILGKPTTNVKIWESEISKTVKQYLVDLWNAETGIDNSSRSAILINDPVEDEQLKKGDLIWEENTKLPWF